The Manihot esculenta cultivar AM560-2 chromosome 1, M.esculenta_v8, whole genome shotgun sequence genome has a window encoding:
- the LOC110615024 gene encoding probable membrane-associated kinase regulator 6 has protein sequence MESSEPLAIESFSYSWLTSVSSPLDGLEELLRASFDSSHEATAEDLGYQMPKPKRSLEEVQNFNFDVPSSPYPDALVDADQLFSEGLIKPVFVGQSKIEASSSLDLLPKMQSSFPSSAVIPAVHIRCCNFERWRKSSKRILQNCFGYLRPLCHKIPGSRRSTRVDDIDRRARQVKSWSKSPRASPGITYSSTDCCDIENSIYEAVLHCKRSIAK, from the exons ATGGAATCCTCAGAACCTCTGGCCATCGAGAGTTTCTCTTACAGTTGGTTAACAAGTGTAAGTTCTCCTTTAGATGGCCTTGAGGAGCTCCTTAGAGCATCTTTTGACAGTTCCCATGAAGCTACTGCTGAAGATTTAGGGTACCAGATGCCAAAGCCAAAAAGATCTCTGGAAGAAGTCCAGAACTTTAATTTTGATGTTCCCAGTTCTCCATACCCAGATGCTCTTGTTGATGCTGATCAGCTTTTCTCTGAAGGCCTCATCAAGCCTGTTTTTGTCGGCCAATCAAAGATAGAGGCCTCCAGTTCCCTTGATTTACTTCCTAAAATGCAATCTTCTTTTCCTTCTAGTGCTGTCATTCCAGCTGTTCATATTCGGTGTTGTAATTTTGAAAGATGGAGAAAATCATCGAAGCGGATCTTGCAAAATTGTTTTGGATATCTGAGACCCTTGTGCCACAAAATACCTGGCTCAAGAAGAAGCACAAGAGTGGATGATATTGATAGAAGGGCAAGGCAAGTTAAAAGCTGGAGCAAGTCTCCACGAGCATCTCCAGGCATAACTTACTCATCAACAGATTGTTGTGATATTGAGAACTCAATTTATGAGGCAGTTCTTCATTGTAAAAGATCTATAG CTAAATGA